In Amycolatopsis sp. EV170708-02-1, the following are encoded in one genomic region:
- a CDS encoding spore coat protein yields the protein MTRLLLRADASPSIGAGHVSRMVAYAERAVARGWEVVFAGRVDNAEWLAARFGELSVPVVPSALFEGFDAVVVDHYGLGELREEVNAAGALLVSIEDDVFGRRAADLVVDCAFEPMPRPEDGSGELLRGARYAPLREAVVQAREKRSQGPGGDRPRVTVVLGGGAEWAETVSALLRALRDTREPFEADVLVRGEPTVPEPLSGQEFRIAPPGPGLLDLLVETDVAISAAGVTLLELCCLGVPTAVVRLVENQDAGYRAALDLGLAAGLGSADALDGRAVETLRGLLSDPATRNGLSGTSMALVDGRGVDRVLDRLEKTRMAE from the coding sequence GTGACCCGGCTGCTGCTTCGTGCCGATGCCTCGCCGTCGATCGGCGCCGGCCACGTCTCGCGCATGGTCGCCTATGCCGAACGCGCCGTCGCGCGCGGCTGGGAGGTCGTGTTCGCGGGCCGGGTGGACAACGCCGAATGGCTGGCCGCCCGGTTCGGCGAGCTCTCGGTCCCGGTGGTGCCGTCCGCGCTCTTCGAGGGCTTCGACGCGGTGGTCGTCGATCACTACGGCCTCGGCGAACTGCGTGAGGAGGTCAACGCCGCGGGCGCGCTGCTGGTGTCCATCGAGGACGACGTCTTCGGCAGGCGCGCGGCGGACCTCGTCGTCGACTGCGCCTTCGAGCCGATGCCGCGTCCTGAGGACGGCTCAGGGGAGTTGCTGCGCGGCGCGCGCTACGCGCCGCTGAGGGAAGCCGTCGTCCAGGCGCGGGAAAAGCGGTCCCAAGGCCCAGGCGGAGACCGGCCGCGGGTCACCGTCGTGCTGGGAGGCGGCGCGGAATGGGCCGAAACGGTTAGCGCGCTCTTACGGGCCCTTCGCGACACTCGGGAGCCGTTCGAAGCCGACGTGCTCGTACGTGGTGAGCCGACCGTGCCCGAACCGCTGTCCGGTCAGGAGTTCCGGATCGCGCCGCCGGGGCCGGGCCTGCTCGATCTGCTGGTGGAAACGGACGTGGCGATCAGCGCGGCGGGGGTGACGCTGCTCGAACTGTGCTGCCTCGGGGTGCCCACCGCCGTCGTCCGGCTCGTGGAGAACCAGGACGCGGGATATCGCGCGGCACTCGATCTCGGGCTGGCGGCCGGGCTGGGGAGCGCGGACGCACTCGATGGCCGAGCCGTCGAGACGCTCAGGGGGTTGCTGTCGGACCCGGCGACGCGTAACGGTCTTTCCGGGACTTCGATGGCTCTTGTGGACGGGCGAGGAGTCGACCGGGTACTGGATCGGCTGGAGAAGACGAGGATGGCGGAATGA
- a CDS encoding bacterial proteasome activator family protein: MEHMTDPVSRESTTPGDGGGDSPHHVVVVGPDGTPVGTARIAAPGSDSGEEGQEESLGDLVEEPAKVMRIGTMIKQLLEEVRAAPLDDASRTRVREIHQTSIRELEQALAPELQDELERLVRPFTENSTPSDAELRIAQAQLVGWLEGLFSGIQTALFAQQMAARVQLEQMRRGLPAGPSAGGAALGGHAAGGESHGPGQYL, translated from the coding sequence ATGGAGCACATGACCGACCCAGTTTCCCGCGAATCGACCACCCCCGGTGACGGCGGCGGAGACTCCCCACACCATGTGGTGGTCGTCGGTCCCGACGGCACCCCGGTCGGCACCGCACGCATCGCCGCCCCCGGCTCCGACTCCGGCGAGGAGGGGCAGGAGGAGTCGCTCGGCGACCTCGTCGAGGAACCCGCCAAGGTGATGCGCATCGGCACGATGATCAAACAGCTGCTGGAGGAGGTCCGCGCCGCGCCGCTGGACGACGCCAGCCGCACCCGCGTGCGCGAGATCCACCAGACCTCGATCCGTGAGCTGGAGCAGGCGCTCGCGCCCGAGCTACAGGACGAGCTGGAGCGGCTCGTGCGGCCGTTCACCGAGAACTCGACGCCCTCCGATGCCGAACTGCGGATCGCGCAGGCGCAGCTCGTCGGCTGGCTGGAAGGGCTGTTCAGCGGCATCCAGACCGCGCTGTTCGCGCAGCAGATGGCCGCGCGGGTGCAGCTGGAGCAGATGCGGCGGGGGCTGCCGGCCGGTCCTTCCGCGGGCGGCGCCGCTCTGGGCGGGCACGCGGCCGGTGGCGAGTCGCACGGACCTGGTCAGTACCTCTAG
- a CDS encoding epoxide hydrolase family protein, with protein sequence MTDEITPFTIAVPQRDLDDLAARLANTRWPDEIDGVGWGLGTPLGYLQELAEYWRLRYDWRAHEERLNGFPGFLTNIDGANVHFLHARSPEPDAIPLVLTHGWPGSIVEFLDVAGPLSDPRAYGGDPRDAFHVVVPSLPGFGFSGPTTEADWGTGRIADAWGVLMSRLGYERFGLHGGDWGAIVSREVGVRSPERVIGAHLTMLPHAVPESEADLEGLSGEELARGEAALARGREFQTGELGYAMIQATKPQTLAYGLTDSPAGQLGWLVEKFKSYSDSRDVPEDAIDRDDLLTSVMLYWLTGTANSSSRIYAALGPAWGEEPSRSTVPTGVAVFPKDTGLPIRHLAERTDNIVHWSTPDRGGHFPGLEVPDLLIDDLRTFFSPLR encoded by the coding sequence ATGACCGACGAAATCACGCCGTTCACGATCGCCGTCCCTCAACGCGACCTCGACGACCTCGCCGCCCGGCTGGCGAACACGCGTTGGCCGGACGAGATCGACGGCGTCGGCTGGGGCCTCGGGACGCCGCTCGGCTACCTCCAGGAGCTCGCCGAATACTGGCGGCTCCGCTACGACTGGCGCGCCCACGAGGAACGCCTCAACGGTTTTCCCGGTTTCCTGACGAACATCGACGGCGCGAACGTCCACTTCCTGCACGCGCGGTCACCGGAGCCGGACGCGATCCCGTTGGTGCTCACGCACGGCTGGCCGGGGTCCATTGTGGAATTCCTCGACGTCGCCGGGCCCCTTTCGGACCCGCGTGCGTACGGCGGAGACCCGCGGGACGCGTTTCACGTCGTCGTCCCGTCGTTGCCGGGGTTCGGTTTCTCCGGGCCGACGACCGAAGCGGACTGGGGCACCGGCCGGATCGCCGATGCCTGGGGAGTGCTGATGTCGCGGCTCGGGTACGAGCGGTTCGGGCTGCACGGCGGTGACTGGGGCGCGATCGTGTCGCGCGAGGTGGGCGTCCGGTCCCCGGAGCGGGTGATCGGCGCGCATCTGACGATGCTGCCGCACGCGGTCCCGGAATCCGAGGCCGATCTCGAGGGGCTCTCCGGTGAGGAGCTCGCGCGGGGTGAGGCGGCGCTGGCGCGCGGGCGGGAGTTCCAGACCGGCGAGCTGGGCTACGCGATGATCCAGGCGACCAAGCCGCAAACGCTTGCCTACGGGCTCACCGACTCGCCGGCCGGGCAGCTCGGCTGGCTCGTGGAGAAGTTCAAGTCCTATTCGGACTCGCGTGACGTCCCGGAGGACGCGATCGATCGTGACGACCTGCTCACCAGCGTGATGCTCTACTGGCTCACCGGCACGGCGAACTCGTCTTCGCGGATCTACGCCGCGCTGGGCCCGGCTTGGGGCGAAGAGCCGTCGCGGTCCACAGTGCCCACCGGGGTGGCCGTGTTCCCGAAGGACACCGGGCTCCCGATCCGGCACCTCGCCGAGCGCACTGACAACATCGTGCACTGGTCCACTCCGGACCGAGGCGGTCACTTCCCGGGGCTGGAGGTGCCGGATCTGCTCATCGACGACCTGCGGACGTTCTTCAGTCCGCTGCGCTAG